From the genome of Vulpes lagopus strain Blue_001 chromosome 2, ASM1834538v1, whole genome shotgun sequence, one region includes:
- the LOC121477313 gene encoding translation initiation factor IF-2-like: protein MAAGSCEWRVWAAGAHTALCSRRRRWAPSPAFRSAPKATAAPTRARTQAARPPLPARASSAPSAAQPVGPGRPGPSRPDPTRPDPAGGGRRAAGGGRRGSLGTRGFQGSAASGWAARAADPDAPAAAPAPRRSAPLRSAARGRSGTGRRRRHGARGPAPSPGGPALLRGAPPRVPRPSPAAATPSRLTPPRALSTGRAAAPPRSRRLLPAPSAGPTSSAQAAGAARGRGG, encoded by the coding sequence ATGGCGGCGGGCTCGTGCGAGTGGCGTGTCTGGGCGGCCGGAGCCCACACCGCTTTGTGTAGTCGCAGGCGGCGGTGGGCCCCTTCTCCCGCGTTCCGCTCCGCACCGAAGGCGACCGCTGCACCGACTCGGGCGCGGACCCAGGCGGCTCGGCCTCCCCTCCCCGCGCGCGCATCTTCCGCGCCCAGCGCGGCGCAGCCTGTTGGGCCGGGACGTCCGGGCCCGAGCCGACCCGACCCGACCCGACCTGacccggcgggcggcgggcggcgggcggcgggcggcgggcggcgcggctcGCTCGGGACCCGCGGCTTCCAGGGCTCTGCGGCCTCGGGCTGGGCGGCCCGGGCAGCGGATCCAGATGCGCCCGCAGctgcgcccgccccgcgccgctccgctccgctccgctccgcCGCCCGAGGCAGAAGCGGGACCGGCCGGAGGAGGCGCCACGGCGCCCGCGGCCCTGCGCCCTCGCCGGGCGGCCCGGCCCTACTTCGCGGGGCGCCTCCGCGcgtcccccgcccctccccggcggCCGCGACTCCGTCCCGCCTCACCCCACCGCGGGCTTTGTCCACCGGCCGCGCGGCGGCCCCTCCCCGTTCCCGCcggctcctccccgccccctccgccggcCCCACTTCCTCGGCGCAGGCGGCGGGAGCGGCCCGGGGACGAGGGGGTTAA